A region from the Curtobacterium sp. MCBA15_012 genome encodes:
- a CDS encoding proteasome assembly chaperone family protein, which yields MNHPEDLYTVADAAPDVPAGLHLVAGLTGFVDAGSAVAQVASSILGLEHDLVAEFDPDALLDWRARRPVITFEQDHITAVDPPRLVLHLVRDELGQPFLFLTGYEPDFQWNRFVRAVTELADRLQVADTTWLQSIPMPVPHTRPVGLTVSGTRADLVEQMSVWKPETQAPANVLHLVEHRLASSGAQVTGLVLLVPHYLGDTEFPDAAVAGLSGISAATGLIFPTDALREAGREFLTRVDEQVAGNAELQRLVSVLEERHDTYMEGNPVGSPLTGVDGEVPTADAIAAELERFLADRRPDGDAAAD from the coding sequence GTGAACCACCCCGAGGACCTGTACACCGTCGCCGACGCCGCTCCCGACGTCCCGGCCGGCCTGCACCTGGTCGCCGGACTGACCGGCTTCGTGGACGCGGGGTCGGCCGTCGCCCAGGTCGCGTCGTCGATCCTCGGGCTCGAGCACGACCTCGTGGCGGAGTTCGACCCCGACGCGCTGCTCGACTGGCGCGCCCGCCGCCCCGTCATCACCTTCGAGCAGGACCACATCACCGCGGTCGACCCGCCCCGGCTCGTGCTCCACCTGGTACGCGACGAGCTCGGGCAGCCCTTCCTGTTCCTGACCGGGTACGAGCCCGACTTCCAGTGGAACCGCTTCGTCCGCGCCGTCACCGAGCTCGCCGACCGCCTGCAGGTGGCCGACACGACGTGGCTGCAGTCCATCCCGATGCCGGTCCCGCACACCCGGCCGGTCGGGCTCACCGTCTCCGGCACGCGGGCCGACCTCGTCGAGCAGATGAGCGTCTGGAAGCCCGAGACGCAGGCGCCGGCGAACGTCCTGCACCTCGTCGAGCACCGCCTCGCCTCGTCCGGTGCGCAGGTCACCGGGCTCGTCCTGCTCGTCCCGCACTACCTCGGCGACACCGAGTTCCCCGACGCCGCGGTCGCGGGACTGTCGGGCATCTCCGCGGCCACCGGGCTCATCTTCCCGACCGACGCCCTGCGCGAGGCGGGTCGCGAGTTCCTGACCCGCGTCGACGAGCAGGTCGCCGGCAACGCCGAGCTGCAGCGGCTGGTCTCGGTGCTCGAGGAACGGCACGACACCTACATGGAGGGCAACCCCGTCGGGTCGCCCCTCACCGGGGTGGACGGCGAGGTCCCGACGGCCGACGCGATCGCGGCGGAGCTCGAGCGGTTCCTCGCCGACCGCCGTCCGGACGGCGACGCAGCCGCCGACTGA
- a CDS encoding nitrate/nitrite transporter, protein MNSRRAFLVWGVAVLAYVLAVVQRSSLGVSGVDAQDRFGVSAAVLSTLAVVQIAVYAGLQIPVGIALDRVGPRRLVLLGAALLVAGQAVVACSPTIGPAIAGRVLVGAGDAMTFISVIRLVPMWFSGRILPQVSQWTGNLGQVGQVLSAFPFAVLLHTAGWTPAFGVAAAASLVGLLLAVVFVHNGPVPVRTDTIPLPLPHSWRGAFHTFGHALRRPGTQLGFWSHYVTQSSGTVFSLLWGVPMLRGLGYTPSEAATFLTVIVVVGFVAGPVLGVLCARFPLRRSNLVLGIVGALALVWTAVLLWPGHPPTWLLVLLVVAMGVGGPGSLIGFDFARSFNPVGSLGSANGVVNVGGFLAAFVMMFLIGTLLDVVSGATGRTVFDWENFRVALTVQYVVVGIGVGMLLHARRRTRRELHAQEGIQVGPLWVALVARLRKKAVQQ, encoded by the coding sequence GTGAACTCCCGTCGTGCCTTCCTCGTGTGGGGCGTCGCGGTGCTGGCCTACGTCCTGGCCGTGGTGCAGCGCTCGTCCCTCGGTGTCTCGGGCGTCGACGCCCAGGACCGCTTCGGGGTGTCCGCCGCCGTCCTGTCGACCCTGGCGGTCGTCCAGATCGCCGTGTACGCCGGGCTGCAGATCCCGGTGGGCATCGCGCTCGACCGGGTCGGACCGCGCCGGCTCGTGCTCCTCGGCGCGGCGCTGCTGGTGGCCGGCCAGGCGGTCGTCGCCTGCTCGCCGACGATCGGGCCGGCGATCGCGGGCCGGGTCCTCGTCGGTGCCGGTGACGCGATGACGTTCATCTCGGTGATCCGGCTCGTGCCGATGTGGTTCAGCGGTCGGATCCTGCCGCAGGTCTCGCAGTGGACGGGCAACCTCGGCCAGGTCGGGCAGGTGCTGTCCGCGTTCCCGTTCGCCGTCCTGCTCCACACCGCCGGGTGGACCCCGGCGTTCGGTGTCGCGGCGGCGGCGAGCCTCGTCGGGCTGCTGCTCGCCGTGGTGTTCGTCCACAACGGGCCGGTGCCGGTCCGGACGGACACCATCCCCTTGCCCCTGCCGCACTCGTGGCGAGGCGCGTTCCACACCTTCGGGCACGCCCTCCGCCGACCGGGCACCCAGCTCGGGTTCTGGTCGCACTACGTGACCCAGTCGTCCGGCACGGTGTTCTCGCTCCTGTGGGGCGTTCCGATGCTCCGCGGGCTCGGCTACACCCCGTCCGAGGCGGCGACCTTCCTCACGGTCATCGTCGTCGTCGGCTTCGTCGCCGGTCCGGTGCTCGGGGTCCTCTGCGCGCGGTTCCCACTGCGTCGGTCGAACCTCGTGCTCGGCATCGTCGGAGCGCTCGCACTCGTCTGGACCGCGGTGCTCCTCTGGCCAGGGCACCCGCCGACGTGGCTGCTCGTCCTGCTCGTCGTGGCGATGGGCGTGGGCGGACCGGGCTCCCTGATCGGCTTCGACTTCGCCCGCAGCTTCAACCCGGTGGGGTCCCTCGGATCGGCGAACGGCGTCGTCAACGTCGGCGGCTTCCTGGCGGCCTTCGTGATGATGTTCCTCATCGGGACCCTGCTCGACGTCGTGTCCGGGGCCACGGGGCGCACGGTCTTCGACTGGGAGAACTTCCGGGTCGCCCTGACCGTGCAGTACGTCGTCGTCGGCATCGGCGTGGGCATGCTCCTGCACGCCCGTCGGCGCACTCGTCGGGAGCTGCACGCGCAGGAAGGAATACAGGTCGGACCGCTCTGGGTTGCACTCGTTGCGCGCCTGCGGAAGAAGGCCGTGCAACAATAG
- a CDS encoding RNA polymerase sigma factor gives MAARSTTIDPTKDTEPEGVATGDEPAAETKAAPKKRAAPATAAKKPAAKKAAPKKTTSRAKKQADEVDEDEAVEPVDEVVDATDDADETETEGTAAKPDAAAAVAAGALVISQSDDDEAPVYSTTITGATADPVKDYLKQIGKVALLNAEQEVELAMRIEAGLFAEDKLQHSTGLSKSEERELRWVARDGQRAKSHLLGANLRLVVSLAKRYTGRGMQFLDLIQEGNLGLIRAVEKFDYTKGFKFSTYATWWIRQAITRAMADQARTIRIPVHMVEVINKLARVQRQMLQDLGREPTPEELARELDMTPEKVVEVQKYGREPISLHTPLGEDGDSEFGDLIEDTEAVVPADAVGFTMLQKQLESLLDSLSEREAGVIRMRFGLGDGQPKTLDQIGDTFGVTRERIRQIESKTMAKLRHPSRSQSLRDYLE, from the coding sequence ATGGCTGCCCGGAGCACGACGATCGATCCCACGAAGGACACCGAGCCCGAGGGCGTCGCCACCGGCGACGAGCCCGCGGCCGAGACCAAGGCCGCGCCGAAGAAGCGCGCCGCACCGGCCACCGCCGCGAAGAAGCCAGCCGCCAAGAAGGCTGCGCCGAAGAAGACCACCAGCCGTGCGAAGAAGCAGGCTGACGAGGTCGACGAGGACGAGGCCGTCGAGCCCGTGGACGAGGTCGTCGACGCGACGGACGACGCCGACGAGACCGAGACCGAGGGCACGGCTGCGAAGCCCGACGCCGCGGCAGCCGTCGCCGCCGGTGCGCTGGTCATCTCGCAGTCCGACGACGACGAGGCCCCGGTCTACTCGACGACCATCACGGGCGCCACGGCCGACCCGGTCAAGGACTACCTGAAGCAGATCGGCAAGGTCGCCCTCCTCAACGCCGAGCAGGAGGTCGAGCTCGCGATGCGCATCGAGGCCGGCCTGTTCGCCGAGGACAAGCTGCAGCACAGCACGGGGCTGTCCAAGTCCGAGGAGCGCGAGCTCCGCTGGGTCGCCCGTGACGGGCAGCGCGCGAAGAGCCACCTGCTCGGGGCGAACCTCCGTCTGGTCGTCTCGCTCGCCAAGCGCTACACCGGCCGCGGCATGCAGTTCCTGGACCTCATCCAGGAGGGCAACCTGGGCCTGATCCGTGCGGTCGAGAAGTTCGACTACACCAAGGGCTTCAAGTTCTCGACGTACGCGACGTGGTGGATCCGCCAGGCGATCACCCGCGCCATGGCTGACCAAGCCCGCACCATCCGCATCCCGGTGCACATGGTCGAGGTCATCAACAAGCTCGCCCGCGTCCAGCGCCAGATGCTGCAGGACCTCGGTCGCGAGCCCACTCCGGAAGAGCTCGCCCGCGAGCTCGACATGACCCCGGAGAAGGTCGTCGAGGTGCAGAAGTACGGCCGCGAGCCGATCTCGCTGCACACGCCCCTGGGCGAGGACGGCGACTCGGAGTTCGGTGACCTCATCGAGGACACCGAGGCGGTCGTGCCGGCCGACGCGGTCGGGTTCACGATGCTGCAGAAGCAGCTCGAGAGCCTGCTCGACTCCCTGTCCGAGCGCGAGGCGGGCGTCATCCGCATGCGCTTCGGCCTGGGCGACGGCCAGCCGAAGACCCTCGACCAGATCGGTGACACGTTCGGTGTGACGCGCGAGCGCATCCGCCAGATCGAGTCCAAGACGATGGCGAAGCTCCGCCACCCGTCGCGGTCGCAGTCGCTGCGCGACTACCTCGAGTAG
- a CDS encoding MurT ligase domain-containing protein, with protein sequence MRFLIPILVGRVLRALARARGGGSAYPGYIVLKLVPDFLQHVTKQFPNGVVFVLGSNGKSTTTHMISDIVRAHGLRVFTNPSGANLPQGIASALLSEVSLTGRLKADIGILEVDEAFAVELAGILSPSTVTMLNVQVDQLYRFFETERVAAMMLDTAALSTANVITNRDDQFLDAYTAEPGQRVLRFGASAEVVAAAPNGLQNADDFDRTDGEPNPAESEVVVNTGDGATIRFAGTDIPVRLPARGLHYAVDAAAATATASAALGAQFRAEAVTRAFGTMKPAYGRGERLPIAGESAEFTMFKNAASLQLNLDALPDSPEQVLMAIDEGTPDISWIYDIDFSKLDHVDVVSGDKAWQIAIALEHAGVRIDRVEPDVEAAIRHMEQLGATTSGTKNFIVNYEIMMIARKALGHGDMEKTA encoded by the coding sequence ATGCGCTTCCTCATCCCGATCCTGGTCGGGCGGGTCCTCCGCGCCCTCGCACGTGCGCGCGGCGGGGGATCCGCCTACCCGGGCTACATCGTCCTCAAGCTCGTGCCGGACTTCCTGCAGCACGTGACGAAGCAGTTCCCGAACGGCGTCGTCTTCGTGCTCGGCTCGAACGGCAAGTCGACGACGACGCACATGATCTCCGACATCGTGCGGGCGCACGGGCTCCGGGTGTTCACGAACCCGTCCGGTGCGAACCTGCCGCAGGGGATCGCCTCGGCGCTCCTGTCCGAGGTGTCGCTGACCGGTCGGCTCAAGGCGGACATCGGCATCCTCGAGGTCGACGAGGCCTTCGCGGTCGAACTCGCGGGGATCCTGTCGCCGTCGACGGTCACGATGCTCAACGTCCAGGTCGACCAGCTCTACCGGTTCTTCGAGACCGAGCGCGTCGCGGCGATGATGCTCGACACGGCGGCGCTCTCGACGGCGAACGTCATCACGAACCGCGACGACCAGTTCCTCGACGCCTACACGGCGGAGCCGGGGCAGCGCGTGCTGCGGTTCGGTGCGAGCGCCGAGGTCGTGGCGGCGGCGCCGAACGGCCTGCAGAACGCCGACGACTTCGACCGCACCGACGGCGAGCCGAACCCGGCCGAGTCCGAGGTGGTCGTCAACACCGGCGACGGTGCGACGATCCGCTTCGCCGGGACGGACATCCCCGTCCGGCTGCCGGCGCGCGGCCTGCACTACGCGGTCGACGCCGCGGCGGCCACCGCGACCGCGAGTGCTGCACTCGGCGCGCAGTTCCGCGCGGAGGCGGTCACGCGGGCGTTCGGCACGATGAAGCCGGCGTACGGCCGTGGCGAGCGGCTCCCGATCGCCGGCGAGTCCGCCGAGTTCACGATGTTCAAGAACGCCGCGAGCCTCCAGCTCAATCTCGACGCACTGCCGGACAGCCCGGAGCAGGTCCTCATGGCGATCGACGAGGGCACCCCGGACATCTCGTGGATCTACGACATCGACTTCTCGAAGCTCGACCACGTCGACGTGGTGTCGGGCGACAAGGCCTGGCAGATCGCGATCGCGCTCGAGCACGCCGGTGTCCGCATCGACCGCGTCGAGCCGGACGTCGAGGCGGCGATCCGTCACATGGAGCAGCTCGGAGCGACGACCTCCGGCACGAAGAACTTCATCGTCAACTACGAGATCATGATGATCGCCCGCAAGGCCCTCGGGCACGGCGACATGGAGAAGACGGCATGA
- a CDS encoding type 1 glutamine amidotransferase, translated as MTADRLTILHVYPRQMGVSGDRGNVAALVRRAEAADIATEVVEYAPGDDLPTAADVVVVGNGPLSAMRSLGADVARVGAPLRDLAASGVPVVAVGGGFDLATNEVVPTEGEPVTGFGVFDARAVRGAERRVNYFVLDARYPLLPGAPTRLAGFEDHATRIELGAGVEPFADVVSGGGNQAGSPVEGAIVGTSFGTHTQGPLLPLNPQLTDAVLAAATARLGRAYAPDPERTATIDRYAREARATVDRYVDKAFKRIT; from the coding sequence ATGACCGCCGACCGGTTGACCATCCTGCACGTGTACCCGCGCCAGATGGGCGTCTCGGGCGACCGTGGCAACGTCGCGGCCCTGGTCCGCCGGGCCGAGGCGGCGGACATCGCGACCGAGGTCGTCGAGTACGCCCCCGGTGACGACCTGCCCACCGCAGCCGACGTCGTCGTGGTCGGCAACGGACCCCTCAGCGCCATGCGGTCGCTCGGGGCGGACGTCGCCCGTGTCGGCGCCCCCCTGCGCGACCTGGCGGCCTCCGGCGTGCCGGTGGTCGCGGTCGGTGGTGGCTTCGACCTCGCGACGAACGAGGTCGTCCCGACCGAGGGCGAGCCCGTCACCGGGTTCGGCGTGTTCGACGCGCGTGCGGTCCGTGGGGCCGAGCGTCGTGTGAACTACTTCGTCCTCGACGCCCGGTACCCGCTCCTGCCCGGCGCTCCGACGCGCCTGGCCGGCTTCGAGGACCACGCGACCCGGATCGAGCTCGGCGCCGGCGTCGAACCGTTCGCCGACGTCGTCTCCGGCGGTGGCAACCAGGCCGGCTCCCCGGTCGAGGGCGCGATCGTCGGGACGTCCTTCGGCACGCACACGCAGGGGCCGCTCCTGCCGCTCAACCCGCAGCTCACCGACGCAGTGCTCGCTGCGGCCACCGCGCGGCTCGGCCGCGCGTACGCCCCGGACCCGGAGCGGACCGCGACGATCGACCGGTACGCGCGCGAGGCGCGCGCGACGGTCGACCGCTACGTCGACAAGGCCTTCAAGCGGATCACCTGA
- a CDS encoding type IIA DNA topoisomerase subunit B, protein MSSDYSARHLSVLEGLEAVRKRPGMYIGSTDSRGLMHCLWEIIDNSVDEALAGHGDEIGVVLHADGSVEVRDTARGIPVDVEPKTGLTGVEVVFTKLHAGGKFGSGSYAASGGLHGVGASVVNALSERLDVEVDRGGKTYAMSFHRGEPGVFDGDGPDAPFSPYTSGSELRVVGKVKKGVTGSRVRYWADRQIFTPDAKFSTSDLVSRARQTAFLVPGLGITITDERPASIAAAAERAEATGTTVAAGPVVERFRYEGGISEFVEHLALDSAVTDVWRIQGTGTFTETVPMLDDKGHMVSTSVERACEVDIALRWGSGYETIERSFVNIIATPKGGTHLAGFESGIVKAVRTQVEANARKLKVGQDKLEKDDVLAGLTAVLTVRLPEPQFEGQTKEVLGTPAVRKIVDQVVSKHLTDILTSTQRTEKAQAALVLEKVVAEMKTRISARAHKETQRRKNALENSSLPTKLADCRKQDAEGTELFIVEGDSALGTAKLARNSEYQALLPIRGKILNVQKASVSDMLSNAECASIIQVIGAGSGRSFEIDQARYGKIIIMSDADVDGAHIRTLLLTLFFRYMRPMIEQGRVFAAVPPLHRVVVVNRGKPNDTLYTYSEAELQAVLKKLAKQGKKYQEPIQRYKGLGEMDADQLAETTMDRTHRTLRRVNVTDAEGAAKVFELLMGNDVAPRKEFILAGEGLDRDRIDA, encoded by the coding sequence GTGAGCTCCGACTACTCTGCGCGCCATCTCTCCGTCCTCGAGGGGCTCGAGGCGGTCCGCAAGCGTCCGGGCATGTACATCGGGTCGACCGACTCCCGCGGCCTCATGCACTGCCTGTGGGAGATCATCGACAACTCGGTCGACGAAGCCCTCGCCGGACACGGTGACGAGATCGGTGTCGTGCTCCACGCCGACGGCTCGGTCGAGGTACGGGACACCGCGCGCGGCATCCCGGTCGACGTCGAGCCGAAGACCGGGCTCACCGGTGTCGAGGTCGTGTTCACGAAGCTGCACGCCGGCGGCAAGTTCGGTTCGGGGTCGTACGCGGCCTCGGGCGGACTGCACGGCGTCGGCGCCTCGGTGGTCAACGCGCTGTCGGAGCGCCTCGACGTGGAGGTCGACCGGGGCGGCAAGACCTACGCCATGTCCTTCCACCGCGGTGAGCCGGGGGTGTTCGACGGCGACGGCCCGGACGCACCGTTCTCGCCGTACACGTCGGGCAGCGAGCTGCGGGTCGTCGGCAAGGTGAAGAAGGGTGTGACCGGGTCCCGCGTGCGCTACTGGGCGGACCGGCAGATCTTCACCCCGGACGCGAAGTTCAGCACGAGCGACCTGGTCAGCCGGGCGCGCCAGACCGCGTTCCTGGTGCCCGGGCTCGGCATCACGATCACCGACGAGCGCCCGGCGTCGATCGCCGCCGCGGCCGAGCGGGCCGAGGCGACGGGCACGACCGTCGCCGCCGGGCCCGTCGTCGAGCGCTTCCGGTACGAGGGCGGCATCAGCGAGTTCGTCGAGCACCTCGCCCTCGACAGCGCCGTCACCGACGTCTGGCGCATCCAGGGCACGGGCACGTTCACCGAGACCGTGCCGATGCTCGACGACAAGGGCCACATGGTGTCGACGTCCGTCGAGCGCGCGTGCGAGGTCGACATCGCGCTGCGCTGGGGCTCCGGGTACGAGACGATCGAGCGCAGCTTCGTCAACATCATCGCGACGCCGAAGGGCGGGACGCACCTGGCCGGCTTCGAGTCGGGCATCGTGAAGGCCGTGCGGACCCAGGTCGAGGCCAACGCCCGCAAGCTCAAGGTCGGGCAGGACAAGCTCGAGAAGGACGACGTCCTCGCCGGGCTCACCGCCGTGTTGACCGTCCGCCTGCCCGAGCCGCAGTTCGAGGGGCAGACGAAGGAGGTCCTCGGCACCCCGGCGGTCCGCAAGATCGTCGACCAGGTCGTGTCGAAGCACCTCACCGACATCCTCACCTCGACGCAGCGGACCGAGAAGGCGCAGGCGGCGCTCGTGCTCGAGAAGGTCGTCGCCGAGATGAAGACCCGCATCTCCGCGCGCGCCCACAAGGAGACGCAGCGTCGCAAGAACGCGCTCGAGAACTCCTCGCTGCCGACGAAGCTCGCCGACTGCCGCAAGCAGGACGCCGAGGGTACCGAGCTGTTCATCGTCGAGGGGGACTCGGCGCTCGGCACCGCGAAGCTGGCGCGCAACAGCGAGTACCAGGCGCTCCTGCCGATCCGCGGCAAGATCCTCAACGTGCAGAAGGCCTCGGTCTCCGACATGCTCTCGAACGCCGAGTGCGCGTCGATCATCCAGGTGATCGGCGCCGGCTCCGGTCGTTCGTTCGAGATCGACCAGGCCCGCTACGGCAAGATCATCATCATGTCCGACGCCGACGTCGACGGCGCGCACATCCGCACCCTGCTGCTGACGCTGTTCTTCCGGTACATGCGTCCGATGATCGAGCAGGGCCGCGTCTTCGCCGCCGTTCCGCCGCTGCACCGGGTCGTCGTCGTGAACCGCGGCAAGCCGAACGACACGCTGTACACCTACTCCGAGGCCGAGCTGCAGGCCGTGCTGAAGAAGCTCGCGAAGCAGGGCAAGAAGTACCAGGAGCCGATCCAGCGGTACAAGGGCCTGGGCGAGATGGACGCCGACCAGCTGGCCGAGACGACGATGGACCGGACGCACCGGACCCTGCGTCGGGTGAACGTCACCGACGCCGAGGGCGCCGCGAAGGTCTTCGAGCTGCTGATGGGCAACGACGTCGCGCCGCGCAAGGAGTTCATCCTGGCTGGCGAGGGCCTCGACCGGGACCGCATCGACGCCTGA